The Marixanthomonas ophiurae genome has a segment encoding these proteins:
- the idi gene encoding isopentenyl-diphosphate Delta-isomerase, protein MIEEKVVLVNEKDEKIGLMPKMEAHEKALLHRAFSVFVFNDKNELMIQQRALHKYHSPGLWTNTCCSHQRDGENNIDAGKRRLQEEMGFSTDLKETISFIYKAPFDNGLTEHEYDHMLVGKYNDEPNINPDEVAAWRWMSMEAVEKDMKENPSVYTAWFKIIFDKFQKHLTL, encoded by the coding sequence ATGATAGAAGAGAAAGTAGTCCTTGTAAATGAAAAGGATGAAAAAATAGGGTTAATGCCCAAAATGGAAGCTCATGAAAAAGCCTTGTTGCATCGTGCTTTTTCGGTATTCGTTTTTAATGATAAAAATGAATTGATGATTCAGCAAAGGGCTTTGCATAAGTATCACTCTCCAGGATTATGGACAAACACTTGCTGTAGCCACCAAAGAGATGGAGAAAACAACATTGATGCGGGAAAACGTAGGTTACAGGAAGAAATGGGGTTTTCAACAGATTTAAAAGAAACCATTTCATTTATTTACAAAGCACCTTTCGATAATGGATTAACCGAGCATGAATATGACCATATGTTAGTTGGGAAATATAATGACGAACCAAATATTAACCCAGATGAAGTCGCCGCTTGGAGATGGATGTCTATGGAAGCTGTAGAGAAAGATATGAAAGAGAATCCTTCTGTTTATACAGCATGGTTTAAAATTATTTTCGATAAATTTCAAAAACATCTAACTCTATGA
- a CDS encoding OmpA family protein, with product MKLTLNQSILFLLVFFTVGIAFSQRKEIKKANEDFDKFAYIDAREIYLKVVKDGYQSAEIFKKLGDTYYWNSDYDNAAKWYSKLVNEYPNETEAEYYYRAAQSLKSLGKYKESDELMLQFAAHGGNSLIVKNFESDPNYLNSIAKESREFVLEKVSTNSNVSDFGPSFYGDKIVFATAKASAEGGNISEWNNQPFLDLFVADIDKDGNLSNAQALPGDINTKYHESTPAFSKDGSTMYFTRNNFLDGKKGKDRQKTIRLKLYKATKSGEFYWTDVKELPFNSDKYSVAHPTLSKDGKRLYFSSDMPESLGMSDLWYVDILGKDKYGEPVNLGEEINTETRESFPFISEENNLYFSSDGRAGLGGFDIYMAPLGDEGKPGAVKNLGEPANSNQDDFGFIIKETKRIGYLTSNRDGARGSVDDEIYLLKEKCVITITGLVTDVDSGELLPGATVMLLDSNNKEVKSMVVGPDARYTLTADCDSKYAVRGTKESYAPNEKLVATPIKTGTVEVPLPLKLVDCPPDDLGCRLSLQPIYFDFDRYNIRPDAEVELAKILAALQEYSELIIHIESHTDSRGNDSYNEALSEKRAQSTLNWLVKKGIDRSRLSAKGYGENRLVNECSNGVKCTEEEHQLNRRSMFIIQN from the coding sequence ATGAAACTTACACTTAACCAATCTATTCTTTTCCTGCTTGTCTTCTTTACAGTTGGCATCGCCTTTTCACAGCGTAAAGAAATAAAAAAGGCCAATGAAGACTTTGATAAATTTGCCTATATCGATGCCCGTGAAATATACTTGAAAGTAGTAAAAGACGGGTATCAATCGGCAGAGATATTTAAAAAACTAGGGGATACATACTACTGGAACAGTGATTATGACAATGCGGCCAAATGGTACTCAAAGCTAGTGAACGAATACCCTAATGAAACGGAAGCTGAATATTATTATCGTGCTGCCCAGTCCTTAAAAAGCTTAGGTAAATACAAGGAGTCTGATGAATTGATGCTTCAATTTGCAGCTCATGGCGGCAATAGTCTTATTGTGAAAAACTTTGAAAGCGATCCAAATTATTTAAATAGCATCGCGAAAGAATCAAGGGAATTTGTTTTAGAGAAAGTTTCTACAAACAGTAACGTGTCAGATTTTGGACCTTCATTTTATGGAGACAAAATAGTATTTGCAACAGCAAAAGCTAGTGCCGAAGGAGGGAATATATCTGAATGGAATAATCAACCTTTTTTAGATTTGTTTGTGGCCGATATTGATAAGGACGGAAATCTATCTAATGCACAAGCCCTTCCTGGTGATATAAATACAAAATACCATGAGTCTACTCCAGCATTTAGTAAAGACGGCTCTACTATGTATTTTACCAGAAATAACTTCTTAGATGGTAAAAAAGGAAAAGATAGACAAAAAACCATTCGCTTGAAGTTATATAAAGCTACCAAAAGCGGAGAGTTTTATTGGACTGATGTTAAGGAGCTTCCTTTTAATAGTGACAAATATTCGGTAGCCCACCCTACACTAAGCAAGGACGGAAAACGCTTGTACTTTTCTTCTGATATGCCGGAGAGTCTTGGAATGTCCGACTTATGGTATGTAGATATTTTAGGAAAAGATAAATATGGAGAACCGGTAAACCTGGGAGAAGAAATAAATACTGAAACTAGAGAGTCTTTTCCATTTATCAGCGAAGAGAACAACCTATATTTTTCAAGTGACGGTCGTGCTGGTCTTGGAGGGTTTGATATCTACATGGCTCCCTTAGGAGATGAAGGGAAACCCGGAGCAGTAAAAAACTTAGGCGAGCCAGCAAACAGCAATCAAGATGATTTTGGCTTCATAATAAAAGAAACAAAAAGAATTGGGTATTTAACGTCTAATAGAGATGGAGCCCGCGGAAGTGTAGATGATGAAATATACTTACTGAAAGAAAAATGTGTAATCACTATAACCGGCTTAGTAACCGATGTTGATAGTGGGGAGTTACTACCCGGAGCAACCGTAATGCTTTTAGATTCTAATAATAAAGAAGTAAAAAGTATGGTGGTTGGTCCCGATGCGAGGTATACTTTAACAGCAGATTGTGATAGTAAATACGCAGTACGCGGTACAAAAGAAAGTTATGCTCCTAATGAAAAATTAGTGGCGACACCAATAAAAACGGGAACTGTTGAAGTTCCATTACCATTAAAACTAGTAGACTGTCCTCCAGATGATTTAGGTTGCCGCCTTAGCTTACAGCCTATTTATTTTGATTTTGATCGTTATAATATTCGTCCGGATGCCGAAGTGGAGCTGGCAAAAATATTAGCCGCACTTCAAGAATATTCAGAACTGATAATCCACATAGAATCTCACACTGACTCACGTGGAAACGACAGTTATAATGAAGCCTTATCTGAAAAACGAGCACAATCAACTCTTAATTGGCTTGTTAAAAAGGGCATTGATCGCAGTAGACTCAGTGCAAAAGGATATGGTGAAAACCGTTTGGTCAATGAATGTTCAAACGGTGTAAAATGTACCGAAGAAGAACATCAGTTAAACCGAAGGTCCATGTTTATTATTCAGAACTAA
- a CDS encoding PorP/SprF family type IX secretion system membrane protein — MKHSYLAIIVLILLGSFSSNAQQDPQYTQYMYNTQIVNPAYAGSRDVLSFGLLLRSQWVGLEGAPKTGTFTVNSPIGVLDNMGLGLSIVRDEIGPAVESNVAIDYSYTINTSETAELSFGLKAGLDLLDVNFNKLSIFDQGDLFESNIDNKLQPQIGAGVYYNTDRFYAGLSVPNFLTTNHFDESTLENFSVDKDVAPAERLHYFLIAGYVFDINENLKFKPATLIKAVSGSPLQWDASANFLIYDKLTLGASYRWSAALSAMAGFQVSDQIFIGFGYDYQTTDIEDYSDGSYEVFLRFDLFNKPERVLTPRFF; from the coding sequence ATGAAACACAGTTATTTAGCCATTATAGTTTTGATTTTACTTGGGAGCTTTTCAAGCAACGCCCAACAAGATCCACAGTACACGCAGTATATGTACAACACACAGATTGTAAACCCTGCTTATGCTGGATCACGGGATGTATTGAGTTTTGGGCTATTGCTCCGCTCACAATGGGTTGGTCTAGAAGGGGCTCCAAAGACGGGAACCTTTACGGTGAATTCACCTATTGGTGTTTTAGACAATATGGGATTGGGGCTTTCAATTGTTAGGGACGAGATAGGACCTGCAGTAGAATCCAATGTAGCCATCGACTACTCTTACACTATTAACACTTCAGAAACTGCTGAATTGTCTTTCGGACTTAAAGCAGGTTTAGATCTGTTGGATGTTAATTTCAACAAGTTAAGTATATTCGATCAAGGTGATCTTTTTGAGAGTAATATTGATAATAAGCTGCAACCACAGATAGGGGCAGGAGTGTACTACAACACAGATCGTTTTTATGCTGGGTTATCGGTTCCCAACTTTTTAACAACCAATCACTTTGATGAGTCCACGTTAGAAAATTTCAGTGTAGATAAAGATGTTGCACCTGCAGAGCGTTTGCATTACTTTTTAATTGCTGGTTATGTATTTGATATAAATGAAAACCTAAAGTTTAAACCGGCGACCTTAATTAAAGCAGTGAGCGGTTCTCCTTTACAATGGGATGCATCGGCCAACTTCTTGATCTATGATAAATTAACCTTAGGCGCCTCTTACAGATGGAGCGCGGCATTGAGTGCTATGGCAGGTTTTCAGGTAAGCGACCAGATATTCATTGGCTTTGGCTATGATTATCAGACTACTGATATTGAAGATTACAGTGATGGATCGTATGAAGTGTTTTTACGCTTTGATCTGTTTAACAAACCAGAGCGCGTATTGACACCAAGATTCTTTTAA